One segment of Eriocheir sinensis breed Jianghai 21 unplaced genomic scaffold, ASM2467909v1 Scaffold879, whole genome shotgun sequence DNA contains the following:
- the LOC126994798 gene encoding SH3 domain-binding protein 1-like encodes MPGLRAPLDCCADTKACLSNGSPAQQEQEQDRQPASAPQPAPKLPPWPPAGIEVFRLPTLLPHAVLGQCHTCNLRRHARSEGAAGLELPEPVLTSDMMPHFEDVAIIPNPGERAEAMHQLINRLPTANRLLLQYMFKHMGHIIARHLVSRPSLSSPYPRWTLGKDVTNPQPPASSHTS; translated from the exons gttgtgccgatacgaaggcatgcctctccaacgggtcacctgcacagcaagagcaagagcaagaccgACAGCCTGCCTCGGCACCTCAGCCCGCCCCAAagctccctccatggcctcctgcagggATTGAGGTGTTCAGGCTCCCCACACTACTGCCCCACGCAGTGCTagggcagtgccacacctgtaatctgcggcgccatgcccggtctgagggcgccgctggact ggagttgccggagccagtgttgACGTCGGACATGATGCCACACTTTGAGGACGTAGCGATCATTCCTAACCCCGGGGAGCGCGCCGAGGCCATGCACCAGCTGATCAACCGCCTGCCAACCGCCAACCGCCTGCTGCTACAATACATGTTCAAGCATATGGGACACATCATTGCAAGG CATCTTGTCAGCCGTCCCAGCCTCTCGTCACCCTATCCCCGCTGGACTCTGGGTAAAGACGTGACCAACCCCCAGCCTCCAGCCTCTTCTCACACCTCCTAG